The following proteins are co-located in the Bosea sp. AS-1 genome:
- a CDS encoding DNA polymerase Y family protein, producing the protein MHRRYLALWFPYLATDRLRRLGRIPAFGAPAEKAHVLVEMQGNALRLADCDLRAVHLGLTRDMTLADARARIPDLVALEAEPQADRNFLDDVAAFCDRFTPLVARDEPHGLMLDITGCAHLFGGEKGLGILAGRSMQRIGLKLKAAIAGTPDAARACARHGRGGIVPPGQEEALLRALPVAALDTDAETVIALSRAGLKTLADVAARPTETLSARFGEALAVKLRCILGHEDRRITPLRPPPDCVVERHFAEPFADTASLETVVVRLIGEAARVLEARGEGGRVFELGFFRSDGTVRRLALETGRPSRDAKALLRLYRERIETLADPLDPGFGFDAIKLAVPVCEAFSTSQHGLDGRAVEEEAVADLVDRLVTRFGRDRVLRFAAQDTHHPVRAAKVLSAAAPLPEAAWPEPEPEEPPARPFQLFEPPQPVEAIAEVPDGPPIRFRWRRLTHDVARAEGPERIAPEWWRDGSDEPMRDYYRVEDAEGRRFWLYRIGFYEADSAPPRWFLHGLFA; encoded by the coding sequence ATGCATCGCCGCTATCTCGCCCTCTGGTTCCCCTATCTGGCGACGGACAGGCTGCGGCGGCTGGGCCGGATTCCGGCCTTCGGCGCGCCGGCTGAGAAGGCGCATGTCCTCGTCGAGATGCAGGGCAACGCCCTGCGCCTCGCCGATTGCGATCTGCGTGCCGTCCATCTCGGCCTGACACGGGACATGACGCTGGCCGATGCCCGCGCCCGCATCCCCGATCTCGTCGCACTGGAAGCTGAGCCGCAGGCGGACCGGAACTTCCTCGACGATGTCGCCGCCTTCTGCGACCGCTTCACCCCGCTGGTCGCGCGCGACGAGCCGCACGGCCTCATGCTCGACATCACCGGCTGTGCCCATCTCTTCGGCGGCGAAAAGGGGCTCGGCATCCTTGCCGGGCGCTCCATGCAGCGCATCGGCCTCAAGCTCAAAGCCGCCATCGCGGGCACGCCGGATGCTGCCCGGGCCTGCGCACGCCATGGTCGTGGCGGCATCGTGCCGCCGGGGCAGGAGGAGGCGTTGTTGCGCGCCTTGCCGGTCGCTGCGCTGGACACCGACGCCGAAACGGTGATCGCGCTTTCCCGTGCCGGTCTGAAGACGCTGGCCGATGTCGCGGCGCGCCCCACTGAGACCCTCTCCGCCCGCTTCGGGGAAGCGCTGGCGGTCAAGCTCCGGTGCATCCTCGGCCATGAGGATCGCCGCATCACGCCCTTGCGCCCGCCGCCGGATTGCGTAGTCGAGCGCCATTTCGCCGAGCCCTTCGCCGATACAGCGAGCCTCGAGACGGTGGTCGTCAGGCTGATCGGGGAGGCGGCGCGGGTGCTGGAAGCGCGCGGCGAAGGCGGCCGCGTCTTCGAACTCGGTTTCTTCCGCAGCGATGGCACGGTGCGCCGCCTCGCCCTCGAAACCGGCCGCCCCTCGCGCGACGCAAAGGCGCTGCTTCGGCTCTATCGCGAGCGCATCGAGACATTGGCCGATCCGCTCGATCCCGGCTTCGGCTTCGATGCGATCAAGCTCGCCGTGCCGGTCTGCGAGGCTTTCAGCACGTCCCAACACGGCCTCGACGGCCGCGCCGTGGAGGAGGAGGCGGTGGCCGATCTGGTCGATCGGCTCGTCACCCGCTTCGGCCGCGACCGGGTGCTACGCTTCGCGGCACAGGATACGCATCACCCTGTTCGTGCCGCAAAGGTGCTCTCGGCAGCCGCGCCGCTGCCGGAAGCCGCCTGGCCCGAACCCGAGCCGGAGGAGCCGCCGGCACGTCCGTTCCAGCTCTTCGAGCCGCCGCAACCGGTCGAGGCTATCGCGGAAGTGCCGGACGGCCCGCCGATCCGCTTCCGCTGGCGCCGCCTCACCCATGACGTCGCCCGCGCCGAAGGACCGGAGCGCATCGCCCCCGAATGGTGGCGCGACGGCAGCGACGAGCCGATGCGCGACTATTACCGCGTCGAGGATGCTGAAGGCCGACGCTTCTGGCTCTACCGCATCGGCTTCTACGAGGCCGACAGCGCCCCGCCGCGCTGGTTCCTACACGGGCTCTTCGCATGA
- a CDS encoding chromate transporter: MPAIALSILMVFLPLSLVTIGGGQSAVADMHRQIVDVHQWMTASQFVDAFAISRLAPGPGSLLATLIGWRIGGAWGALAATIGIFGPTALLIYGVAHIWSRFEGARLLKALEKGLRPVAAGMILAASYVLINSLDSGWVGRGLALASTALLMATPVNPLLLIGGGAGFFVLLHMAALV, from the coding sequence ATGCCCGCGATCGCCCTCAGCATCCTCATGGTCTTCCTGCCGCTCTCGCTGGTGACGATCGGCGGCGGGCAGAGCGCCGTCGCCGACATGCACCGCCAGATCGTCGATGTGCATCAATGGATGACCGCCTCGCAATTCGTCGACGCCTTCGCGATCTCGCGTCTGGCGCCCGGCCCCGGCTCGCTGCTGGCGACGCTGATCGGCTGGCGGATCGGCGGCGCCTGGGGGGCGCTGGCGGCGACGATCGGCATCTTCGGGCCGACCGCCCTGCTGATCTACGGCGTCGCCCATATCTGGTCACGCTTCGAGGGTGCACGGCTGCTGAAGGCGCTGGAAAAAGGCCTGCGCCCGGTCGCAGCCGGGATGATCCTCGCCGCGAGCTATGTGCTGATCAATTCGCTCGACAGCGGCTGGGTCGGCCGCGGGCTGGCGCTGGCCTCGACGGCGCTGCTGATGGCGACGCCGGTCAATCCGCTTCTGCTGATCGGCGGCGGCGCGGGATTTTTCGTGCTGCTGCACATGGCGGCGCTGGTCTGA
- a CDS encoding chromate transporter codes for MPVSPLERPSAPQLFLIFAGIGLTSFGGGLSGWMLREFVQRRRLMSEEDFLNGLSIAQALPGVNVTNMAIWIGYRLGGRNGAIASWLGIVVPAALLIVLISTAFSALAGFELTHVALAGAACAAIGLSLSMGLTAARRVPRRVFPLAIMAATFVAVGILQWPLIWTVLVAGSLSVAVTYYHG; via the coding sequence ATGCCGGTTTCGCCGTTAGAGCGCCCGAGCGCGCCGCAGCTCTTCCTGATCTTCGCCGGCATCGGGCTGACCAGCTTCGGTGGCGGCCTGAGCGGCTGGATGCTCCGGGAATTCGTGCAGCGCCGCCGGCTGATGAGCGAGGAGGACTTCCTCAACGGGCTCTCGATCGCGCAGGCGCTGCCAGGGGTGAACGTCACCAACATGGCGATCTGGATCGGCTACAGGCTCGGCGGCCGCAACGGCGCCATCGCCTCCTGGCTCGGCATCGTCGTGCCCGCCGCCCTGCTGATCGTCCTGATCAGCACCGCTTTCAGCGCGCTGGCCGGCTTCGAGCTCACCCATGTCGCGCTCGCCGGCGCCGCCTGCGCCGCGATCGGCCTGTCGCTCTCGATGGGGCTTACCGCCGCCCGGCGGGTGCCGCGCCGGGTCTTCCCACTGGCGATCATGGCCGCGACCTTCGTCGCCGTCGGCATCCTGCAATGGCCGCTGATCTGGACGGTGCTCGTCGCCGGTTCGCTCAGCGTCGCCGTCACCTACTACCACGGCTGA
- the cysD gene encoding sulfate adenylyltransferase subunit CysD yields the protein MIQLSHLQKLEAEAIFIIREVVATCDKPVLLYSIGKDSAVLLHLAMKAFYPAKPPFPLLHVDTTWKFREMIAFRDATAKRLGLDLIVHINQEGVKAGISPFASGSRVHTDVMKTQGLKQALDLYKFDAAFGGARRDEEKSRAKERVFSLRSVEHRWDPKNQRPEPWQLFNTRKHRGESFRVFPLSNWTERDVWDYIALENIPVVPLYFAASRPVVRRDGAWIMRDDERMELLPGEVVETRQVRFRTLGCYPLTGAVESEAANLTDIIAEMRSSRSSERQGRVIDHDGSGSMEQKKQEGYF from the coding sequence ATGATTCAACTCAGCCATCTCCAGAAGCTCGAGGCGGAAGCCATCTTCATCATCCGCGAGGTGGTGGCGACCTGCGACAAGCCGGTGCTGCTTTATTCGATCGGCAAGGATTCCGCCGTCCTGTTGCATCTGGCGATGAAGGCATTCTATCCGGCCAAGCCGCCTTTCCCGCTGCTCCATGTCGATACGACCTGGAAGTTCCGCGAGATGATCGCCTTCCGCGACGCGACGGCGAAGCGGCTCGGGCTCGATCTCATCGTCCACATCAACCAGGAGGGCGTGAAGGCCGGGATCAGCCCCTTCGCCTCGGGCTCGCGCGTCCATACCGATGTGATGAAGACGCAAGGGCTGAAGCAGGCGCTCGACCTCTACAAGTTCGACGCCGCCTTCGGCGGGGCGCGGCGCGACGAGGAGAAGAGCCGGGCCAAGGAGCGCGTCTTCTCGCTGCGTTCGGTCGAGCATCGCTGGGACCCGAAGAACCAGCGGCCCGAGCCCTGGCAGCTCTTCAACACCCGCAAGCATCGCGGCGAGAGTTTTCGCGTGTTTCCGCTCTCCAATTGGACCGAGCGCGACGTCTGGGACTACATCGCGCTGGAGAACATCCCGGTCGTGCCGCTCTATTTCGCTGCGTCGCGTCCGGTCGTCCGGCGCGACGGCGCCTGGATCATGCGCGACGACGAACGGATGGAGCTGCTCCCCGGCGAGGTTGTCGAGACTCGGCAGGTCCGTTTCCGCACATTGGGCTGCTACCCGTTGACCGGTGCTGTCGAGAGCGAGGCGGCGAATCTCACCGACATCATCGCCGAGATGCGCTCCTCCCGCTCCTCCGAGCGACAGGGGCGCGTCATCGACCATGACGGCTCGGGCTCGATGGAGCAGAAGAAGCAGGAAGGCTATTTCTGA
- a CDS encoding phosphoadenylyl-sulfate reductase, which translates to MAHSPGPDEPATNPPAAASLARRAAALDAAFGGADLSERLAGIVAQSVGPIVFTTSFGLEDQVLTHVIATAKLPVTFATLDTGRLFPEVYALWQETEERYGILIRPYYPRHDALELLVRQNGINGFYASRDTRKSCCDIRKVEPLGRALAGADIWLTGLRADQSAARGGVRLAEADAARGLVKASPLIDWTRERALAFAEENGVPINPLHAQGFVSIGCQPCTRAVRPGEPERAGRWWWEDDAAKECGLHVGPDGKLARAAAPAEARP; encoded by the coding sequence ATGGCGCATAGCCCCGGCCCGGATGAACCCGCGACGAACCCACCAGCCGCTGCATCGCTGGCGCGCCGCGCTGCCGCGCTCGATGCCGCGTTCGGCGGAGCGGATTTGTCCGAGCGTCTAGCCGGCATCGTCGCGCAAAGCGTCGGACCCATCGTCTTCACCACCTCCTTCGGCCTCGAAGATCAGGTGCTGACCCATGTCATCGCGACCGCGAAGCTCCCCGTTACCTTCGCCACGCTCGATACCGGTCGGCTCTTCCCAGAGGTCTACGCGCTCTGGCAGGAGACCGAGGAGCGTTACGGCATCCTGATCCGCCCATATTACCCGCGCCATGACGCGCTCGAGCTCCTTGTCCGCCAGAACGGCATCAACGGCTTCTATGCTTCGCGTGATACCCGCAAATCCTGCTGCGACATCCGCAAGGTCGAGCCGCTCGGCCGCGCGCTCGCCGGTGCCGATATCTGGCTGACCGGCCTGCGCGCCGATCAGTCGGCCGCTCGGGGCGGGGTAAGGCTGGCGGAGGCCGATGCGGCTCGCGGCCTCGTCAAGGCGAGCCCGCTGATAGACTGGACGCGCGAACGCGCGCTCGCTTTCGCAGAAGAGAACGGCGTGCCGATCAATCCTCTTCATGCGCAAGGCTTCGTCTCGATCGGCTGCCAGCCCTGCACCCGCGCGGTCCGCCCCGGCGAGCCCGAGCGGGCCGGGCGCTGGTGGTGGGAGGACGACGCGGCCAAGGAATGCGGCCTGCATGTCGGGCCGGACGGAAAGCTGGCGCGCGCGGCCGCTCCGGCGGAGGCCCGCCCATGA
- a CDS encoding phosphatidylserine/phosphatidylglycerophosphate/cardiolipin synthase family protein: MWGILSAYWPHILAVISIVMAVVAAAHAVMTKDEVRAAIGWAGVIILSPIVGALLYAIAGVNRIRRSALLSQRPGHRAGADSGRPVRIGDEEVGRLFGQRFATLKTLGDRVVRHPLTTGNRIETLHTGDEAYAAMIAAIATARHSVILETYIFDRDPLGLRIADALIAAQKRGVAVRVLIDAVGARYSVPSMAGYLREGGLDVRVFNGNIIMGLRLPYANLRTHRKIIVVDGTVAFMGGMNIRQGFTTEFAGEASAQDTHFQITGPVVADLFAVAAEDWRFTAKEVLEDEGETWAIRTPIADGPAVLMRAVPSGPDACLENNHKILTGALSVARRSVRIMSPYFLPDQELISALVTAARRGVAIDIVVPSVNNLVLVDRAMTAQFDQMLKNYCRIWRASGAFDHSKLFVVDGSWAYVGSSNLDPRSLRLNFEIDVEVLDRDFAGGIDARIEAVIAAATEVTLAGLRARPYLLRLMDRLIWLGSPYL, translated from the coding sequence ATGTGGGGGATTCTCTCAGCCTATTGGCCGCATATCCTCGCCGTCATCTCCATAGTGATGGCGGTGGTCGCCGCCGCCCATGCGGTGATGACCAAGGACGAGGTGCGCGCCGCCATTGGCTGGGCCGGTGTCATCATCCTGTCCCCGATCGTCGGCGCCCTGCTCTACGCGATCGCAGGCGTCAACCGCATCCGCCGGAGCGCGCTCCTGTCGCAGCGCCCGGGTCATCGTGCGGGCGCCGATTCCGGCAGGCCCGTGCGGATCGGCGACGAGGAGGTCGGACGGCTGTTCGGACAGCGCTTCGCCACGCTGAAGACGCTCGGGGATCGCGTCGTGCGTCACCCGCTGACCACAGGCAACCGTATCGAGACGCTGCATACGGGCGACGAGGCCTATGCCGCGATGATCGCGGCCATCGCCACCGCCCGGCACAGCGTGATCCTCGAAACCTATATCTTCGACCGCGACCCGCTCGGCCTGCGCATCGCCGACGCACTGATCGCGGCGCAGAAGCGCGGCGTCGCCGTGCGCGTGCTGATCGACGCCGTCGGCGCCCGCTATTCGGTGCCGAGCATGGCGGGCTATCTGCGTGAGGGCGGCCTCGATGTCCGCGTCTTCAACGGCAATATCATCATGGGCCTCCGGCTGCCCTACGCCAATCTGCGCACCCACCGGAAGATCATCGTCGTCGACGGAACCGTCGCCTTCATGGGCGGGATGAACATCCGGCAAGGCTTCACCACGGAATTCGCCGGCGAAGCTTCGGCGCAAGACACGCATTTCCAGATCACCGGGCCAGTGGTGGCCGATCTCTTCGCCGTGGCGGCGGAAGACTGGCGCTTCACCGCCAAGGAGGTGCTCGAGGACGAGGGCGAGACCTGGGCGATCCGCACGCCGATCGCCGACGGGCCGGCCGTGCTGATGCGCGCGGTGCCTTCAGGGCCGGATGCCTGCCTGGAGAACAACCACAAGATCCTGACCGGCGCGCTCTCGGTCGCGCGCCGCTCGGTCAGGATCATGTCGCCCTATTTCCTGCCGGACCAGGAGCTCATCAGCGCGCTGGTGACGGCGGCGCGGCGCGGCGTCGCCATCGATATCGTCGTGCCCTCGGTCAACAATCTCGTGCTGGTCGACCGGGCGATGACGGCGCAATTCGACCAGATGTTGAAGAATTATTGCCGGATCTGGCGTGCCTCCGGCGCCTTCGACCATTCCAAGCTCTTCGTCGTCGACGGCTCCTGGGCCTATGTCGGCTCCTCCAACCTCGATCCGCGTTCGCTCCGGCTGAATTTCGAGATCGACGTCGAGGTGCTGGACCGCGATTTCGCCGGCGGCATCGACGCCCGGATCGAGGCGGTGATCGCGGCTGCGACCGAGGTGACGCTTGCCGGCCTGCGCGCGCGGCCTTATCTCCTGCGTCTGATGGACCGGCTGATCTGGCTCGGCTCGCCCTATCTCTGA
- a CDS encoding error-prone DNA polymerase: protein MNQLVSSFVEPVAATNFSFLRGASPGPHMVLTALLLGYAGIGIADRNTVAGVVRAWAALRQLREDGLPAPDKVKEGGSPGEHIWVENPEFADLPFTREQMQAMAERFKLATGTRLVFADGTPDIVVYPANRAGWGRLCRLLSHGNRKEGVKKGECHLVLDDLLNDARDLLLVLMPGRRLDGLPEILARLDDAAPGAVWLAASMHRRGDDRRRLARLKAVAAATRTPLIATNDALYDSIAQRDLQDVLTCIREGTTIERAGRLLEANAERHLKLPREMARLFRDAPEAIAETQHLFSRIEFDLGQLRYEYPDEPVPPGWNDQDWLVELVRRRCLIRYPDGVPEKVEKLLAKELALIAKLEYARYFLTIRQIVEFADSQGILCQGRGSAANSAVCYVLGITAVDPADNDVLFERFISTERREPPDIDVDFEHERREEVIQWIYGKYGRERAGIAATVIHYRPRSAIREVGKVLGLTEDVTARLADTQWGSWGSEIGDNRVRQAGLDPKNPTIRRAVDFAIRLLGYPRHLSQHVGGFVLSRGRLDETVPIGNAAMADRTFIEWDRDDIDELQLMKVDVLALGMLTCIRKAFDLIRQNGGEDYALADVKGGDEATYDMLCEGKSLGVFQVESRAQMNMLPRLRPREFYDLVIQVAIVRPGPIQGNMVHPYLKRRAGLEEVTYPAPSPEHGERDELLEVLNKTKGVPLFQEQAMKLAMVAAKFSDIEANGLRKAMATFRNAGTIHHFQDMMVERMVARGYEREFAQRCFDQIRGFGSYGFPESHAASFAKLVYISSYLKKHYPAAFAAALLNSQPMGFYAPAQIVREAEENGGVEPRPADVNSSFLDNSLEAVSESSSYHDRPQQPSKRDPFALRLGFRQIDSFKEDWGNAIAEAREAGGPYREVEELMRRASLPARAMRLLADADAFRSLGLDRREALWAVRRLPDDPALPLFQVAQARELGSERSMALPVMPLAEHIVADYQTVRLSLKGHPMQLLRPRFQREGVLSCAETEARPDAAFARTAGVVLVRQRPGNGNAIFVTLEDETGITSVVIWARLFERFRREVMGARLMLVEGRVQKSVEGVVHLMAQRIVDRSIDLLSLSDTHRAEVPMPVDELKNPPLPRHRHPRNVRILPKSRDFH, encoded by the coding sequence ATGAATCAGCTTGTCAGCTCCTTTGTCGAACCTGTTGCCGCAACGAACTTTTCCTTCCTGCGCGGCGCTTCGCCAGGGCCGCATATGGTGCTGACGGCGCTGCTGCTCGGATATGCTGGCATCGGCATCGCCGACCGCAACACGGTGGCGGGCGTCGTGCGGGCCTGGGCGGCGCTGAGGCAGTTGCGGGAGGACGGCCTGCCGGCGCCCGACAAGGTCAAGGAAGGTGGCAGCCCCGGCGAGCATATCTGGGTCGAGAATCCCGAATTCGCCGATCTGCCCTTCACCCGCGAGCAGATGCAGGCGATGGCCGAGCGCTTCAAGCTCGCGACCGGCACCCGCCTCGTCTTCGCCGACGGCACGCCCGACATCGTCGTCTACCCGGCCAATCGTGCCGGCTGGGGCCGGCTCTGCCGGCTGCTCAGCCACGGCAATCGCAAGGAGGGTGTGAAGAAGGGCGAGTGCCATCTCGTCCTCGACGATCTCCTGAACGATGCCCGCGACCTGCTGCTGGTCCTGATGCCCGGTCGCAGGCTCGACGGGCTCCCTGAAATCCTCGCCCGGCTCGACGATGCTGCGCCCGGCGCGGTCTGGCTCGCCGCCAGCATGCACCGGCGCGGCGACGACCGCCGCCGCCTCGCGCGCCTCAAGGCCGTCGCCGCCGCGACCCGCACGCCGCTGATCGCGACCAATGACGCGCTCTACGATTCCATCGCACAGCGCGACCTACAGGATGTGCTGACCTGCATCCGCGAAGGCACCACCATCGAGCGGGCAGGGCGTTTGCTGGAGGCCAATGCCGAGCGCCACCTCAAGCTGCCACGGGAGATGGCCCGCCTCTTCCGCGATGCGCCCGAGGCCATCGCCGAGACGCAGCATCTCTTCTCCCGTATCGAGTTCGATCTCGGCCAGCTTCGATACGAGTACCCCGACGAGCCCGTCCCACCCGGCTGGAACGATCAGGATTGGCTGGTGGAACTGGTCCGGCGCCGCTGCCTGATCCGTTATCCCGATGGTGTGCCGGAGAAGGTCGAGAAGCTGCTGGCGAAGGAGCTCGCCCTGATCGCGAAGCTCGAATACGCCCGCTATTTCCTGACGATCCGCCAGATCGTCGAATTCGCCGACAGCCAGGGCATCCTCTGCCAGGGGCGTGGTTCAGCCGCCAATTCCGCCGTCTGTTACGTGCTCGGCATCACCGCGGTCGATCCGGCCGACAATGACGTGCTGTTCGAGCGCTTCATTTCCACCGAGCGCCGCGAGCCGCCCGATATCGACGTCGATTTCGAGCATGAGCGGCGCGAGGAGGTGATCCAGTGGATCTACGGGAAATACGGCCGCGAGCGCGCCGGCATTGCCGCGACCGTGATCCATTACCGGCCGCGCAGCGCCATCCGCGAGGTCGGCAAGGTGCTGGGCCTGACCGAGGACGTCACCGCCCGCCTCGCCGATACGCAATGGGGGAGCTGGGGCAGCGAGATCGGCGACAATCGCGTCCGGCAGGCCGGGCTCGACCCGAAGAACCCGACGATCCGCCGCGCCGTCGACTTCGCCATCCGCCTCCTGGGCTATCCGCGCCATCTCTCGCAGCATGTCGGCGGCTTCGTCCTGTCGCGCGGCCGTCTCGACGAGACCGTGCCGATCGGCAACGCCGCGATGGCAGACCGCACCTTCATCGAATGGGACCGCGACGACATCGACGAGCTCCAACTGATGAAGGTCGATGTGCTGGCGCTCGGCATGCTGACCTGCATCCGCAAGGCGTTCGATCTGATCAGGCAGAACGGGGGAGAGGATTACGCGCTGGCCGACGTCAAAGGTGGCGATGAAGCGACCTACGACATGCTCTGTGAGGGCAAGTCGCTTGGCGTCTTCCAGGTCGAGAGTCGCGCGCAGATGAACATGCTGCCGCGGCTCAGGCCGCGGGAGTTCTACGATCTCGTCATCCAGGTCGCGATCGTCCGGCCCGGCCCGATTCAGGGCAATATGGTCCATCCCTATCTGAAGCGGCGAGCTGGGCTGGAGGAGGTGACCTATCCGGCCCCTTCGCCGGAACATGGTGAAAGGGACGAGCTGCTCGAAGTCCTGAACAAGACCAAGGGCGTGCCGCTCTTTCAGGAGCAGGCCATGAAGCTCGCCATGGTCGCGGCCAAATTCTCCGACATCGAAGCCAATGGCCTGCGCAAGGCGATGGCGACCTTCCGCAATGCCGGGACGATCCATCATTTCCAGGACATGATGGTCGAGCGCATGGTCGCGCGCGGCTATGAGCGCGAGTTCGCCCAGCGCTGCTTCGATCAGATCAGGGGCTTCGGCAGCTACGGTTTTCCGGAAAGTCACGCGGCTTCCTTCGCCAAGCTGGTCTACATCTCCTCCTATCTGAAGAAGCACTACCCGGCGGCTTTCGCCGCCGCGCTGCTGAATTCCCAGCCGATGGGCTTCTATGCGCCTGCCCAGATCGTCCGGGAGGCGGAGGAGAATGGCGGCGTCGAGCCGCGCCCGGCCGATGTCAATTCCAGCTTTTTGGACAACAGCTTGGAAGCTGTTTCGGAATCAAGCTCTTATCATGATCGGCCGCAGCAGCCGAGCAAACGGGACCCCTTCGCACTGCGCCTCGGCTTCCGCCAGATCGACAGCTTCAAGGAGGATTGGGGCAACGCCATCGCGGAAGCGCGGGAAGCCGGCGGCCCCTATCGCGAGGTCGAGGAGCTGATGCGCCGCGCGAGCCTTCCCGCCCGCGCCATGCGCCTGCTCGCCGATGCCGATGCCTTCAGGTCTCTCGGCTTGGATCGGCGCGAGGCGCTCTGGGCCGTGCGTCGCTTGCCGGACGACCCGGCGCTGCCGTTGTTTCAGGTCGCGCAGGCGCGCGAACTGGGTTCGGAGCGGAGCATGGCGTTGCCGGTCATGCCGCTGGCCGAGCATATCGTCGCCGATTACCAGACCGTGCGGCTTTCGCTGAAGGGTCACCCGATGCAGCTTTTGCGCCCGCGCTTCCAGCGTGAGGGCGTGCTGAGTTGCGCCGAGACCGAGGCTAGGCCCGATGCCGCCTTCGCCCGCACGGCTGGCGTCGTGCTGGTGCGCCAGCGGCCGGGCAATGGCAACGCCATCTTCGTCACGCTGGAGGACGAAACCGGCATCACCAGTGTCGTGATCTGGGCGCGTCTGTTCGAGCGCTTCCGCCGTGAGGTCATGGGCGCGCGGCTGATGCTGGTCGAGGGCCGCGTGCAGAAGAGTGTCGAGGGCGTGGTGCATCTGATGGCCCAGCGCATCGTCGACCGTTCGATCGACCTGCTGTCGCTCTCGGATACGCACCGCGCCGAGGTTCCCATGCCCGTCGACGAACTGAAGAACCCGCCTTTGCCGCGCCATCGTCACCCGCGCAACGTCCGCATCCTGCCGAAATCGCGGGATTTCCATTGA
- a CDS encoding GTP-binding protein, with the protein MGFAVARNLAKKNPKAPKQAQNLLPANDAPGAPETGQHSLLRFITCGSVDDGKSTLIGRMLYEAGAVFEDQLSALDSDSLKFGTQGAAPDFALLVDGLSAEREQGITIDVAYRYFATEARSFIVADTPGHEQYTRNMATGASTADLAIILVDARKGLLPQTRRHSFIVSLVGVRHVVVAINKMDLVGYDEAVFEQIAADYRAAVQSLGFASIRFIPVSARDGENVMRPSALMPWYDGPALLPYLESIVITRAAPGDEGFVLPVQWVNRPDLDFRGYAGTPVTGRARVGDPVVALPSGRSSRIARLIGAAGEASQVAAGQAATVTLEDDIDISRGDVIAAAGMALPVSRGLKARLLWTGERAMLEGGQFLVKLATQSANATVEALHHSIDIEGFRPLPAQSLRMNGIGLVTLRLDRPLVSLPYARSHELGGFILIDRISNETVAFGFVEPGEEEARQSLGEDSALAQAKRGIVRIVGRRGTPDRRTWLAAVSWRVLSTAGLFAAAFALTGNVPASLGLAFGDILLRPGLRALHMRLWRKAPIGALQDGAGI; encoded by the coding sequence ATGGGCTTCGCCGTTGCCAGGAACCTGGCCAAGAAAAATCCGAAAGCGCCGAAACAAGCGCAGAACCTTCTCCCCGCCAACGATGCCCCCGGCGCTCCGGAAACCGGGCAGCATTCGCTCTTGCGCTTCATTACCTGCGGCTCGGTGGATGACGGCAAGTCGACGCTGATCGGTCGCATGCTCTATGAGGCCGGCGCCGTCTTTGAGGACCAGCTCAGCGCGCTCGACAGCGATTCCCTCAAATTCGGCACGCAAGGCGCGGCGCCGGATTTCGCCTTGCTGGTCGACGGTCTCTCGGCCGAGCGCGAGCAGGGCATCACCATCGATGTCGCCTATCGCTACTTCGCCACCGAGGCGCGCAGCTTCATCGTCGCCGATACGCCCGGCCATGAGCAGTATACCCGTAACATGGCGACCGGCGCCTCCACCGCCGATCTCGCCATCATCCTGGTCGATGCACGCAAGGGCCTGTTGCCGCAGACACGCCGCCATTCCTTCATCGTCTCGCTGGTCGGCGTGCGCCATGTCGTGGTCGCGATCAACAAGATGGATCTCGTCGGCTATGACGAGGCCGTCTTCGAGCAGATCGCGGCCGATTATCGCGCGGCGGTGCAAAGTCTCGGCTTCGCCTCGATTCGCTTCATCCCGGTCTCGGCCCGCGACGGCGAGAACGTCATGCGGCCCTCCGCGTTGATGCCCTGGTATGACGGCCCGGCGTTGCTGCCCTATCTCGAAAGCATCGTAATCACACGCGCCGCCCCCGGTGACGAGGGCTTCGTCCTACCGGTGCAATGGGTCAACCGGCCAGATCTCGACTTTCGCGGCTATGCCGGCACGCCGGTGACGGGCCGTGCCCGTGTCGGTGATCCGGTCGTGGCCCTGCCGTCGGGCCGCAGCAGCCGCATCGCCCGGTTAATCGGCGCGGCCGGCGAGGCCAGCCAGGTCGCCGCCGGCCAAGCCGCGACTGTGACGCTGGAGGATGATATCGACATCTCACGCGGTGACGTCATCGCCGCAGCCGGCATGGCACTGCCGGTCAGCCGCGGCCTCAAGGCGCGCCTGCTCTGGACCGGCGAGCGCGCCATGCTCGAGGGCGGCCAGTTCCTGGTGAAGCTCGCGACACAGAGCGCCAATGCCACGGTCGAGGCGCTGCATCATAGCATCGACATCGAGGGTTTCCGGCCGCTCCCGGCGCAGAGCCTGCGCATGAATGGCATCGGCCTGGTGACGCTCAGGCTCGACCGGCCATTGGTCTCGCTGCCCTATGCGCGCAGCCATGAACTCGGCGGCTTCATCCTGATCGACCGCATCAGCAACGAGACGGTGGCTTTCGGCTTCGTCGAGCCGGGCGAGGAGGAGGCCCGGCAGTCACTGGGCGAGGACAGTGCCCTTGCGCAGGCGAAGCGCGGCATCGTCCGCATCGTCGGCAGGCGCGGAACGCCGGACCGCAGGACCTGGCTCGCGGCGGTGAGCTGGCGCGTGCTCAGCACGGCGGGACTGTTCGCGGCGGCCTTCGCGTTGACGGGGAACGTGCCCGCTTCGCTCGGCCTTGCCTTCGGTGACATCCTGCTGCGCCCGGGCCTGCGGGCATTGCATATGCGGCTCTGGCGCAAGGCGCCGATCGGAGCGCTGCAGGACGGCGCTGGGATCTAG